AGGCCCCTCTTCGTCTGAATTTGACTGGGGAAGTGGTACTCTCCCTTTCTGTCCATTTGCAAATTACAATTGAACATATATAGCTCCATAACATgcatttaaatgattttttttgtgtACATGAATAAAATTTTGTTTTGCTTCATTGAACGGGCTAGTACTCTTACTCAGGTGACACCCCAAGGCGTTCGGCGAGAATCCGAGAGAAAGTCAAGGCAGTAGAGACCCCAGAAAATGAGAAGCCAAGAAAGCGAGAAAGGAAATCAAGCTCAAAGAAAGGGGCAAAGGAGAAGAAAGATGATGGCGATGGGTTGGATGAAACTTCTGGGATGAAGGACGATGTCACCACAGGGGAAGCAGAAGCACCTACCGATGTGGAAATGAAAGAATCTGGTGTTGATGTGAACATGGTCGAGAATGAGGGTGTTGCTGTAGAGGTTGCAGTGAATAGCGATACTGATGGGAAAGCTGTAGATGAGGGTACCGGTGAGCAAGATTCTGTCAAAACCAATGGAAATGCTCAAGAGAAAACCGAGCCTAGTTTGAAGAACGACGATGAAGAAGCAGGACCTGAGATGGAGAAGAACCAAGCAAACGACAAACCAGCGAAAGCCAAGGTATCACCTTCCGCAAGCAATCCTGAAGAGGCATCAGCTGGGAAAGAAATGCAGGATAGAGAGGTTTTATCAGGGAATATCAGCCACAAGGAAGACTCCAGTGCTGTAGTCTCGAAGGATGTTCCTTCGGCGAAATGCAGCGACGGGGAGCATCTGCCCAGTGCCTCTCCGATCAACTCTTGAAACTTATGTTCATCCGTGTTGTCTCATTATGTGTCTTAGTATTTAAGTTGTAGGTG
Above is a genomic segment from Musa acuminata AAA Group cultivar baxijiao chromosome BXJ3-4, Cavendish_Baxijiao_AAA, whole genome shotgun sequence containing:
- the LOC103982266 gene encoding methyl-CpG-binding domain-containing protein 11, producing MAVEEEEVGGASAKKGSPPSKEAEVVSVELPAPAGWKKKFMLNEDGTPRRNEIVFVTPTGEEIKNKRRLQQYLKSHPGGPSSSEFDWGSGDTPRRSARIREKVKAVETPENEKPRKRERKSSSKKGAKEKKDDGDGLDETSGMKDDVTTGEAEAPTDVEMKESGVDVNMVENEGVAVEVAVNSDTDGKAVDEGTGEQDSVKTNGNAQEKTEPSLKNDDEEAGPEMEKNQANDKPAKAKVSPSASNPEEASAGKEMQDREVLSGNISHKEDSSAVVSKDVPSAKCSDGEHLPSASPINS